One window of the Eucalyptus grandis isolate ANBG69807.140 chromosome 6, ASM1654582v1, whole genome shotgun sequence genome contains the following:
- the LOC104449363 gene encoding ent-kaurene oxidase, whose translation MNGQFALPPLPEVPGLPIVGNLLQLKEKKPHMTFTKLAETHGPIYSIKTGATTMVVLNSTDVAKEAMVTRYPSISTRKLSNALRILTADKCMVAISDYDEFHKMVKRYIVAGVLGPNAQKRLRPHRDTMMKNLSRRYHALVADHPLEAVNFRKVFESELFALALKQSLGQDVNSIYVEELGRTLSREEMFKVMVSDMMAGAIEVDWRDFFPYLRWIPSKSWEKKINQLAFRRKALAKALLREQKQRIASGKEANSYIDFLISEAKTLSEEQITILLWESIIETSDTTLVTTEWAMYELAKNPKCQDRLVEEIRKVCGSETLTEDHLSQLPYLNAVFHETLRKHSPVPIVPPRYAHEDTQLGGYFVPAGSQIAINIYGCNMDKKIYEKPEEWMPERFLAEKYDPAELFKTLAFGGGKRACAGASQALLVSCSAIGRLVQEFEWRLKDGEEENVDTVGLTTHKLHPMQAMLKPRRLE comes from the exons ATGAATGGCCAGTTTGCTCTTCCACCTTTACCAG AGGTTCCTGGGTTGCCCATAGTGGGGAATTTGCTTCAACTGAAGGAGAAGAAACCTCACATGACCTTTACAAAGTTGGCTGAAACTCATGGCCCTATTTATTCTATCAAAACTGGTGCTACTACTATGGTGGTCCTCAATTCCACTGATGTTGCCAAAGAG GCGATGGTTACTAGATACCCATCAATATCGACGAGAAAGCTGTCAAATGCCCTGCGGATCCTAACGGCTGATAAATGTATGGTTGCCATAAGTGACTATGATGAATTCCACAAGATGGTGAAGCGATACATAGTTGCAGGTGTCTTGGGCCCAAATGCTCAG AAGCGGCTACGACCCCACCGAGACACCATGATGAAAAACCTTTCTAGACGATATCATGCCCTTGTAGCTGACCATCCTCTTGAAGCGGTCAACTTCAGGAAAGTCTTCGAGAGTGAACTCTTTGCGCTGGCACTCAAACAA TCTTTGGGACAAGATGTGAATTCCATATATGTGGAGGAACTTGGGAGAACATTGTCTAGAGAGGAAATGTTCAAGGTTATGGTGTCGGACATGATGGCTGGTGCAATTGAGGTGGACTGGCGGGATTTCTTTCCTTACCTGAGATGGATTCCTAGTAAAAGCTGGGAAAAGAAGATTAACCAACTGGCTTTCCGCAGGAAAGCATTGGCAAAAGCCCTACTCAGGGAGCAGAAACAGAGAATCGCTTCAGGGAAG GAAGCGAACAGTTATATTGACTTCTTGATATCCGAAGCCAAGACGCTTTCTGAGGAGCAGATCACCATTTTGCTCTGGGAGTCAATCATCGAGACTTCTGATACCACTCTGGTCACAACAGAGTGGGCCATGTATGAACTTGCTAAGAATCCAAAATGCCAG GATCGACTTGTTGAGGAAATTCGAAAAGTTTGTGGTTCTGAAACACTTACCGAGGACCACTTATCTCAGCTTCCGTATTTGAATGCTGTATTCCATGAAACTCTGAGGAAACACAGTCCAGTTCCCATAGTTCCTCCACGTTATGCACACGAAGATACCCAATTAGGAGGGTACTTTGTCCCAGCTGGAAGCCAG ATTGCTATAAACATATATGGATGTAACATGGACAAAAAGATATATGAGAAACCAGAAGAGTGGATGCCTGAGAGATTTCTCGCTGAGAAGTATGACCCAGCAGAGTTGTTCAAGACATTGGCCTTTGGAGGAGGGAAGAGGGCTTGTGCTGGAGCTTCTCAGGCCTTGTTGGTATCTTGCTCTGCCATCGGCAGATTAGTACAGGAGTTTGAATGGCGACTGAAGGATGGCGAGGAAGAAAACGTTGATACGGTTGGATTGACGACTCATAAGCTTCATCCTATGCAAGCAATGTTGAAGCCGAGAAGATTGGAATGA